A single genomic interval of uncultured Desulfobacter sp. harbors:
- the groES gene encoding co-chaperone GroES yields MSFRPLSDRILVERVEENEKTKGGIIIPDTAKEKPAEGKVVATGNGRMGEDGKLLPMDVKVGDLVLFSKYGGTEVKIDGIDYLIMRQDDVLGVVD; encoded by the coding sequence ATGAGTTTCAGACCATTGAGCGACAGAATTCTTGTTGAACGTGTTGAAGAAAATGAAAAAACCAAAGGCGGTATCATTATCCCGGATACAGCAAAGGAAAAACCTGCCGAAGGTAAAGTCGTTGCAACCGGTAACGGACGTATGGGCGAAGACGGAAAGCTTCTTCCCATGGACGTTAAAGTTGGGGATCTCGTATTGTTCAGTAAATATGGCGGTACGGAGGTCAAAATTGACGGGATTGATTATCTGATCATGCGCCAGGACGATGTACTGGGCGTTGTTGACTGA
- a CDS encoding FmdB family zinc ribbon protein codes for MPVYEYQCSGCGHIEEVFQKISESPLEVCPRCNGKLKKIVSQSTFHLKGSGWYVTDYGGTKAGSKPKEKTSAKSEKSASKSDSK; via the coding sequence ATGCCGGTTTACGAGTACCAATGCAGTGGGTGTGGTCATATAGAAGAAGTGTTTCAAAAAATTTCAGAGTCCCCCTTGGAGGTTTGTCCCAGGTGCAATGGTAAGCTAAAAAAGATTGTTTCCCAAAGCACCTTTCATCTCAAAGGATCCGGATGGTATGTAACGGATTACGGCGGAACCAAGGCAGGTTCCAAACCTAAAGAAAAAACATCAGCAAAATCAGAAAAGTCAGCTTCTAAATCAGATTCCAAGTAG
- the groL gene encoding chaperonin GroEL (60 kDa chaperone family; promotes refolding of misfolded polypeptides especially under stressful conditions; forms two stacked rings of heptamers to form a barrel-shaped 14mer; ends can be capped by GroES; misfolded proteins enter the barrel where they are refolded when GroES binds) codes for MAKEIKYDAKAREAMLKGVQALADAVTVTLGPKGRNVVIDKSWGSPTVTKDGVTVAKEIDLEDKFENMGAQMVKEVSSKTSDMAGDGTTTATVLARAIYEEGQRLVVAGNNPMGIKRGIDKAVIKVIESLEGLAKPTKDQNEIAQVGTISANNDETIGNIIAEAMDKVGKEGVITVEEAKSMDTTLDVVEGMQFDRGYLSPYFATDTEKMVAYLENPFVLICDKKVSSMKDLLPVLEEIAKTGKPLVIVAEDIEGEALATLVVNKLRGTLNVAAVKAPGFGDRRKAMLEDIAILTGGQVVSEDIGIKLENISLQDLGQAKTITIDKDNTTIVDGAGSREALEGRVKQIRAQIDETSSDYDREKLQERLAKLVGGVAVIHVGAATETEMKEKKARVEDALNATRAAVEEGIVPGGGVALIRCIPALDSLDVEGEEKLGVKVIAKAIEWPLRKIADNAGVEGSVVINKIKEADGAFGYNARTDVYEDLIEAGVIDPKKVVRFALQNAASVASVMLTTEAMIAEKPEKDAGGGMGGGMPGGMGGGMGGGMPGMM; via the coding sequence ATGGCTAAAGAAATTAAGTACGATGCCAAAGCACGTGAAGCTATGCTCAAAGGCGTCCAAGCGCTTGCCGACGCAGTAACGGTTACCCTTGGTCCCAAGGGAAGAAACGTTGTTATTGATAAATCCTGGGGATCTCCCACTGTTACCAAAGACGGTGTAACCGTTGCCAAAGAGATTGATCTTGAAGATAAGTTTGAAAACATGGGCGCCCAGATGGTTAAAGAGGTGTCCTCAAAAACATCTGATATGGCTGGTGACGGTACCACCACCGCCACCGTCCTTGCCCGGGCAATTTACGAAGAAGGCCAGCGCCTGGTCGTTGCCGGCAACAACCCCATGGGAATCAAAAGAGGCATTGACAAGGCTGTTATAAAAGTCATTGAAAGCCTTGAAGGTCTTGCCAAACCCACTAAGGACCAGAATGAAATCGCCCAGGTCGGTACCATTTCCGCCAACAATGATGAAACCATTGGTAACATCATTGCCGAAGCCATGGATAAAGTGGGCAAAGAAGGTGTTATCACCGTTGAAGAAGCCAAATCCATGGATACCACCCTTGATGTTGTTGAGGGTATGCAGTTTGACCGCGGATATCTTTCCCCGTATTTCGCAACCGATACCGAAAAAATGGTTGCTTACCTGGAAAATCCTTTTGTCCTGATCTGCGATAAAAAAGTATCCTCCATGAAAGATCTGCTTCCGGTGCTGGAAGAAATTGCAAAAACAGGTAAGCCCCTTGTTATCGTTGCAGAAGATATAGAAGGCGAAGCCCTGGCTACGCTGGTTGTGAATAAACTGCGCGGCACCCTGAATGTGGCTGCCGTCAAAGCGCCCGGTTTCGGTGACAGAAGAAAAGCCATGCTGGAAGATATTGCTATCCTCACCGGTGGTCAGGTTGTTTCCGAAGATATCGGTATCAAATTGGAAAATATTTCCCTTCAGGATCTTGGCCAGGCCAAAACCATCACCATTGACAAAGACAATACCACTATTGTTGACGGTGCCGGATCCAGAGAAGCCCTTGAAGGCCGTGTAAAACAAATTCGTGCCCAGATTGATGAAACCTCTTCTGATTATGACCGTGAAAAACTGCAGGAACGTCTGGCTAAACTGGTCGGTGGTGTGGCTGTAATTCATGTTGGTGCCGCCACTGAAACCGAAATGAAAGAAAAGAAAGCCCGTGTAGAAGATGCCTTGAATGCAACCCGTGCAGCTGTTGAGGAAGGCATTGTTCCCGGCGGCGGTGTCGCCCTGATTAGATGCATTCCTGCCCTTGATTCCCTTGATGTGGAAGGTGAAGAAAAATTGGGTGTTAAAGTTATTGCCAAGGCTATTGAGTGGCCCTTGCGCAAAATTGCCGACAACGCAGGTGTAGAAGGTTCTGTTGTCATCAATAAAATTAAAGAAGCAGACGGTGCCTTTGGATACAACGCCAGAACCGATGTATATGAAGATCTTATCGAAGCTGGTGTTATTGATCCTAAGAAAGTGGTTCGTTTTGCCCTGCAGAACGCAGCTTCTGTTGCATCTGTTATGCTGACCACCGAAGCCATGATCGCTGAAAAACCTGAAAAAGATGCAGGTGGCGGCATGGGCGGCGGTATGCCCGGTGGAATGGGCGGCGGAATGGGCGGCGGAATGCCCGGTATGATGTAA
- a CDS encoding AURKAIP1/COX24 domain-containing protein, whose protein sequence is MGSVIKKRRKKMRKHKHRKLLAKTRHQRKKK, encoded by the coding sequence TTGGGCAGCGTTATAAAAAAGAGAAGAAAAAAAATGCGCAAGCATAAACATAGAAAGCTCCTTGCCAAAACCAGACACCAAAGAAAGAAGAAATAG
- the hflC gene encoding protease modulator HflC has translation MEGTNKNMGRVNVFLLAVAVIAAVVLYNSAYVIDETEQVVITQFGRIVGDAKKTPGLKFKVPFIQKVNYFPKNLLEWDGDPGQIPTKDKKYIWVDTFARWRISDPIVYFQTVKDEFSGLKRLDDIIDPAMRDLISAYPLVESVRNTDRPMDTFDVIQGQEVKEGEETPKRMVRYRVDLGRAEIARQIEKQAREKLADFGIQVVDVKIKRINYIDSVRSSVYDRMIAERNQIAEKFRAEGQGEASNIRGEKERDLQVIKSQAYKQAQEIKGKADAEATRIYAGAYGQDPEFYAFVKTMELYKNTLEKNSTVILSTDSDLMKYFKKSSN, from the coding sequence ATGGAAGGTACAAATAAAAATATGGGAAGGGTGAATGTTTTTTTGCTGGCGGTTGCCGTCATCGCAGCTGTCGTTTTATATAATTCTGCCTACGTGATAGATGAAACCGAACAAGTGGTTATCACTCAGTTCGGGCGTATTGTGGGTGATGCCAAGAAAACACCGGGATTAAAGTTCAAGGTTCCATTTATCCAGAAGGTGAATTATTTCCCCAAAAATTTGCTTGAGTGGGACGGGGATCCGGGGCAAATTCCTACAAAGGATAAAAAATATATCTGGGTGGATACCTTTGCCCGGTGGCGGATCAGTGATCCTATTGTCTATTTTCAGACGGTGAAAGACGAATTTTCCGGGCTGAAAAGATTGGATGATATTATTGATCCGGCCATGCGCGATTTGATTTCCGCATATCCGCTTGTGGAAAGTGTAAGGAATACAGACCGCCCCATGGATACGTTTGATGTCATCCAGGGGCAGGAGGTCAAGGAAGGTGAAGAAACGCCTAAGCGGATGGTTCGTTACCGTGTGGATTTGGGTCGGGCTGAAATTGCCCGTCAGATAGAAAAACAGGCCCGGGAAAAATTAGCGGATTTCGGCATTCAGGTTGTGGATGTTAAGATTAAGCGAATTAATTATATCGACAGTGTCCGCAGTTCTGTATACGACCGGATGATTGCCGAAAGAAATCAGATTGCAGAAAAATTCAGAGCAGAAGGTCAAGGTGAGGCCAGCAATATCAGAGGAGAGAAAGAACGAGATCTGCAGGTCATCAAATCCCAGGCGTATAAGCAGGCCCAGGAAATAAAGGGTAAGGCTGATGCCGAGGCGACTCGGATCTATGCAGGCGCCTATGGTCAGGATCCCGAATTCTATGCGTTTGTGAAGACCATGGAGTTGTATAAAAATACGCTTGAAAAGAATAGTACCGTTATATTGTCAACGGATTCCGATTTGATGAAATATTTTAAGAAAAGTTCGAATTAA
- the hflK gene encoding FtsH protease activity modulator HflK, translated as MNWDWEKLRENQKKYEQKQGGGPGMPTPPQMEDLLDKFKGFKSSGVFFVIIIIIAVIIGMSTVFTINRSEVGVIQRFGKYDRLAQPGLNFKLPAGIEKVTKVNVREIETEEFGFKTYNGEGSFRASPESSRQEASLMLTGDLNVAVVPWIVQYRRADPRAYLFNVKDVRSLLRDMSEATMRTIVGDRSINEVISSRAEIASAAQEMLQREMDNAKAGIGIVNIEMKKTNVPEPVQASFNEVNQATQEKEQTIYRAREEYNKAVPLARGEAKRLIKDAEGYAIDRVNRAQGDAIKFKAIYDEYVQAKDVTRKRMYLESMLEVLPKLENKYIIDSDQKNVLPFVNMGAKLSGQTLGKGE; from the coding sequence ATGAATTGGGATTGGGAAAAACTTCGAGAAAATCAGAAAAAATATGAACAAAAGCAAGGCGGAGGGCCTGGGATGCCTACACCGCCCCAAATGGAGGATCTGTTAGATAAATTTAAAGGGTTTAAGTCTTCCGGCGTCTTTTTTGTAATAATCATTATTATTGCTGTAATTATCGGTATGTCTACTGTGTTCACCATTAACCGGAGCGAGGTTGGGGTGATCCAGCGTTTTGGCAAGTACGATCGTTTGGCGCAGCCCGGCTTGAATTTCAAACTACCCGCAGGCATAGAAAAAGTAACCAAGGTGAATGTCAGGGAGATTGAAACTGAAGAGTTCGGCTTTAAAACGTACAACGGGGAGGGATCTTTTCGTGCGTCTCCGGAGTCGTCCAGGCAGGAGGCCTCTTTGATGCTCACCGGCGATCTTAATGTTGCCGTTGTTCCCTGGATTGTTCAGTATCGCAGAGCTGATCCCAGGGCGTATCTGTTTAATGTAAAAGATGTCAGATCCCTGTTAAGGGATATGTCCGAAGCAACCATGCGAACCATTGTGGGAGATAGAAGTATCAATGAGGTCATTTCAAGTCGTGCAGAGATTGCCAGTGCGGCTCAGGAAATGCTTCAAAGGGAGATGGACAATGCAAAAGCCGGGATCGGTATCGTTAATATTGAAATGAAAAAAACCAATGTGCCGGAACCGGTGCAAGCTTCCTTTAATGAGGTTAACCAGGCTACTCAGGAAAAGGAGCAGACCATATATAGAGCCCGGGAAGAATATAACAAGGCGGTTCCCCTGGCTCGGGGCGAAGCAAAGCGTCTGATCAAGGATGCTGAAGGGTATGCCATTGACCGGGTAAACCGTGCCCAGGGTGACGCGATCAAATTTAAGGCCATTTATGATGAATATGTTCAGGCGAAAGATGTGACCCGGAAACGGATGTATCTGGAATCCATGCTTGAGGTCCTGCCCAAACTGGAAAATAAATATATCATTGATTCAGACCAGAAAAACGTGCTGCCGTTTGTAAATATGGGAGCTAAATTGTCAGGTCAAACCCTTGGGAAAGGTGAATAG
- a CDS encoding site-specific integrase, giving the protein MEMIKSKKFPGVYHTVLKNGDLSYYIYYRDPYGKQHKVKIGKKSEYIDEAYCNRIRLNTIVALKNGELPPNIQIRKKHKIISLNSVADFYFTNVKNKSTHKWQNKYNLRIRDSIGEKDIELIGSKEMLSLQQSMIDDNLAPSTINCYMDIVSAVCNYALKTDMYKGMNPTKLIKKLKVDNNRQKFLSQNEINDLLECVKSEPTLYLFTKLSLSTGGRFQSILSIKKRDVNLTDKIITLKDYKNESTYNGYICDNELSDLLKTKMSLIGNNDYVVFDNGIKDMRKYISRKMSSIFYELFNIYDLDETDKDYRKHKVVIHTLRHTFLSHLALKGTSPFEIKQLSNHKSLKMVERYAKLNPDSGKDKVVGLYS; this is encoded by the coding sequence ATGGAAATGATAAAGTCTAAGAAATTTCCGGGAGTATATCATACTGTATTGAAAAATGGTGATTTGTCGTATTACATCTACTACAGAGATCCCTATGGAAAACAACATAAGGTTAAAATTGGGAAAAAATCTGAATATATCGATGAAGCCTATTGCAATCGAATCAGATTAAACACAATTGTTGCTTTAAAAAATGGTGAGCTACCACCCAATATACAGATTCGTAAGAAGCATAAAATTATTTCATTGAACAGTGTGGCGGATTTTTATTTTACCAATGTTAAAAACAAATCCACTCATAAATGGCAGAACAAATACAATTTACGAATTAGAGATAGTATCGGCGAAAAAGATATTGAGTTGATTGGCAGTAAGGAAATGCTATCACTACAACAATCAATGATTGATGATAACTTAGCCCCATCAACCATTAACTGTTATATGGATATTGTATCTGCTGTTTGCAACTATGCACTTAAAACCGATATGTACAAAGGGATGAATCCAACCAAATTAATAAAGAAACTCAAAGTAGATAATAATAGGCAGAAATTTTTATCACAGAATGAGATTAATGATTTATTAGAATGTGTTAAATCTGAACCAACATTGTATTTATTCACAAAATTATCTTTATCAACTGGTGGAAGATTTCAGAGCATATTGAGCATCAAAAAGAGAGACGTCAATTTGACTGATAAAATCATCACACTGAAAGACTATAAAAATGAGTCCACATATAATGGATATATCTGTGATAATGAATTATCAGATTTACTTAAAACAAAAATGAGTCTTATTGGTAATAATGATTATGTGGTTTTTGATAACGGAATTAAAGATATGAGAAAATATATCAGCAGAAAGATGAGTAGTATTTTCTATGAGTTATTCAACATTTATGATTTAGATGAGACTGATAAAGATTATAGAAAACATAAAGTTGTAATCCATACATTGAGACATACGTTTTTATCACATTTAGCACTGAAGGGGACATCCCCATTTGAGATTAAACAGTTGTCTAACCACAAATCGTTGAAGATGGTTGAACGTTATGCAAAGTTGAACCCAGATAGTGGTAAAGATAAAGTGGTGGGATTATATTCATAA
- a CDS encoding tyrosine-type recombinase/integrase, with product MCGRPKNSKRNSKPILEKEYKILKSYINGMDTFQTTKTKWLRSLEILYMTGMRVSEILDIKIKDIKDAIDKGELSVYVKKQQIIRHIPISKKSEKILKTLTNDETDVDAYFIHKRNCIRSRLNINGFTKELNDLLQMVLGKNYSSHSFRKGIITEMGVSGINPKIIQHFIAHKNVSTTLNYIKPTSNDIRNSLLR from the coding sequence ATGTGCGGCAGACCAAAAAATTCAAAAAGAAACTCTAAACCAATCTTAGAAAAAGAATACAAAATTTTAAAGTCCTATATAAATGGTATGGATACTTTTCAAACCACAAAAACAAAATGGCTCAGAAGTTTGGAAATTCTCTATATGACTGGTATGAGAGTTTCAGAAATTTTGGATATTAAAATAAAGGACATCAAGGATGCCATTGATAAAGGAGAATTATCAGTCTATGTAAAAAAACAGCAGATTATTCGCCATATCCCAATCAGCAAAAAATCAGAAAAAATTCTAAAAACACTGACTAATGATGAAACCGATGTAGATGCCTATTTCATCCATAAACGAAATTGTATCAGAAGCAGACTGAATATTAATGGTTTCACCAAAGAATTGAACGATCTATTACAGATGGTATTGGGGAAAAATTATTCATCACACTCATTCCGCAAAGGAATCATAACTGAGATGGGAGTTAGCGGTATCAATCCAAAGATTATTCAACATTTTATAGCGCATAAAAATGTATCAACCACATTGAACTATATCAAACCGACCTCTAATGACATCAGAAACTCACTGTTGCGGTAA
- the tolQ gene encoding protein TolQ, giving the protein MTTESVGLLYMLTNAGPVVKFIMLLLLFFSIISWSIIFIKFQYVRKAFRDSADFTEVFWQCRTLADAFSKAKALRSSPLARIFIAAYMEAARTESKENLAARKNAGSTLQTMGSINRTLNRAINVENRRLAQLVSFLATAGNTAPFIGLFGTVWGIMSTFQGIGLSGSASLAVVAPGISEALVATAAGLAVAIPSVIAYNYFNDRIRVLNSELQSFSSDLLNIIERDVFKKLEA; this is encoded by the coding sequence ATGACCACTGAATCAGTCGGCCTGTTATATATGCTTACCAATGCCGGGCCCGTTGTAAAGTTTATCATGTTGCTGCTGCTGTTTTTTTCTATTATCTCCTGGTCTATCATATTTATAAAATTTCAGTATGTCAGAAAGGCATTCAGAGATTCGGCGGATTTTACCGAAGTGTTCTGGCAGTGCCGAACCCTGGCCGATGCCTTTTCCAAGGCCAAAGCACTTCGTTCCAGTCCCTTGGCCCGGATTTTTATTGCCGCTTACATGGAGGCTGCAAGGACGGAGAGTAAGGAAAATCTTGCCGCAAGGAAAAATGCCGGATCGACCCTTCAGACCATGGGAAGTATCAACCGTACGCTTAACCGAGCCATTAATGTGGAAAATCGGCGGTTGGCCCAGCTGGTATCCTTTCTGGCAACAGCCGGTAATACAGCACCCTTTATTGGCCTGTTCGGTACCGTATGGGGTATCATGAGTACCTTCCAGGGGATCGGGCTTTCCGGGTCGGCCAGTCTTGCCGTTGTGGCACCCGGTATTTCCGAGGCCCTAGTGGCGACTGCAGCCGGACTTGCCGTGGCCATTCCATCAGTTATCGCATATAATTATTTTAATGACCGTATACGGGTGCTGAATTCAGAACTTCAAAGTTTCTCCTCAGATCTTTTGAATATTATTGAACGGGATGTTTTTAAAAAGCTGGAGGCCTAA
- the tolR gene encoding protein TolR, with amino-acid sequence MQLGSGNDPLMSEINVTPFVDVMLVLLIIFMVTAPMMVQGVDVDLPTATSQSLPTDEQNLIISIDADMNVYINEQEVSPAFLAEKLEAVMENLDKRNVYLKADKKVPYGVVVNIMSQIKKAGITSLGMITLPEDEHQAG; translated from the coding sequence ATGCAGCTTGGATCAGGAAATGACCCCTTAATGTCTGAAATCAACGTGACACCATTTGTGGATGTTATGCTGGTTTTATTGATAATTTTTATGGTCACGGCACCCATGATGGTTCAGGGCGTAGACGTTGATCTACCCACGGCAACCTCCCAATCATTGCCCACGGATGAACAGAATTTGATCATCTCCATTGATGCTGATATGAACGTGTATATTAACGAGCAGGAGGTCAGCCCCGCGTTTCTGGCAGAAAAGCTTGAGGCGGTCATGGAAAATCTGGATAAGAGAAATGTTTACCTTAAGGCCGATAAAAAAGTGCCCTATGGGGTGGTGGTCAATATCATGTCTCAGATTAAAAAAGCCGGTATAACGAGCCTTGGCATGATTACCCTGCCTGAGGATGAGCATCAGGCTGGTTAA
- the tolA gene encoding cell envelope integrity protein TolA, translating to MNIRSQIQNRQRFSSEPKSTGPKSFFLVCLLSLVCHVLFFISLYFLHDFQFSAPKPKIITVDLVTFAPGSVGPVGPAGPANAQTPGKAPVANESASDNAENVNLDALSQIPSQPAEPKAPEIPIIKPEVSLKSKPHNLKDLIAAREKKAPKKEPKKEPLPKKIVEKKEKQKDKASKKSEQDLAKAQKKQAEKIEKQRQAQLKDALARMKASVASKGGGAQGTNSYGNGGGTGAAGATGGGGGGVGEASSLTLYQMVIKSAIEQNWVFNDVMAGLNKDLEVRIFIKILKSGEIRDISFETRSGNNYLDESAKKAIKRANPLPELPKGMFSYELVLGFSPRGLK from the coding sequence ATGAATATCCGGTCTCAAATCCAAAACAGGCAACGATTTAGCAGCGAGCCCAAAAGTACCGGCCCGAAATCTTTTTTTCTGGTCTGCCTGCTGTCCCTGGTTTGCCATGTGCTTTTTTTTATCAGTCTTTATTTCTTGCATGATTTTCAGTTTTCCGCACCTAAACCCAAAATTATCACTGTGGATTTGGTTACGTTTGCTCCCGGATCTGTCGGACCTGTCGGACCTGCCGGACCTGCCAATGCCCAAACTCCGGGAAAAGCACCTGTGGCTAATGAATCGGCGTCTGACAACGCTGAGAATGTGAATCTTGATGCGCTTTCCCAAATTCCATCCCAACCCGCGGAACCCAAGGCACCTGAGATTCCGATCATTAAACCTGAGGTCAGTCTGAAATCAAAGCCCCATAATCTTAAAGATCTGATCGCAGCCAGAGAAAAGAAAGCGCCAAAGAAAGAGCCAAAGAAAGAGCCGCTCCCCAAAAAAATTGTTGAAAAGAAAGAAAAGCAAAAAGACAAAGCCAGCAAAAAGTCAGAACAAGATCTGGCAAAAGCCCAAAAAAAACAGGCTGAAAAGATAGAAAAACAAAGGCAGGCCCAGCTTAAAGATGCCCTGGCACGGATGAAGGCCTCGGTTGCCTCAAAGGGAGGTGGCGCCCAGGGTACAAATTCCTACGGCAATGGGGGTGGTACTGGTGCTGCAGGTGCTACAGGCGGTGGGGGCGGTGGCGTTGGTGAAGCCTCTTCTTTGACGCTGTACCAGATGGTAATCAAGTCCGCCATTGAACAAAATTGGGTTTTTAATGATGTCATGGCCGGGCTTAATAAGGATCTTGAAGTCAGGATTTTTATAAAAATATTAAAAAGCGGTGAGATTCGGGATATTTCATTTGAAACCCGGTCTGGAAACAATTATTTGGACGAATCTGCCAAAAAGGCCATAAAAAGGGCAAATCCTCTGCCGGAACTACCCAAGGGGATGTTTTCCTATGAATTGGTGTTAGGGTTCTCCCCCCGGGGCCTCAAATAA
- a CDS encoding lysozyme inhibitor LprI family protein produces MMTELKFIVVVISIFITAIIADAASFDCKKAGTLIEHTICNDEKLSELDEELARAYKNAKQYTDKEMLRKEQINWIKTKRAACKDVECLRNTYSQRIKELNAFGSVNTNAKQITFDGIIKVCGDPAGKGYCVDNGKEKKLIIYFFECDSYQNLCNKLSNIENNGTYSVTGKIDEYNYTFEKDVMIKKSTLNNDKQITDVDYKSFKLDMEKSDIPSQIKLVKGSKYNDFDQSYTYDDGNKNKILINGVEFEISFVIRGDNNRVKLIMYTAKHMENKNEQELRAIANSLTNKKLEKRTMNNYTNGKLATIILEHSEIIGGIEEDFSLIYNNENSNSFERNGIMIMIMHSLKEKKKSDSEQHKKIEKSLNDLFVTVPPKSFVCMSLSSYKQLLDNADRKINTIPSQCVYTDDSINFMRTEIKENYKGRTIVQLSGNGAKTCWVLEQFVNPYVPK; encoded by the coding sequence ATGATGACAGAATTAAAGTTCATAGTAGTTGTTATAAGTATCTTTATCACTGCAATAATTGCCGATGCAGCCAGTTTTGATTGCAAAAAAGCAGGAACACTCATTGAACATACCATTTGTAACGATGAAAAACTCTCAGAACTTGATGAAGAGTTGGCAAGAGCATATAAAAACGCAAAACAATATACAGACAAAGAAATGCTTAGAAAAGAGCAGATTAACTGGATAAAAACCAAACGTGCGGCTTGTAAAGACGTCGAATGCTTACGCAACACATATTCACAACGTATTAAAGAGTTAAATGCATTTGGTAGTGTGAATACTAATGCTAAACAAATTACATTTGACGGTATTATAAAAGTATGTGGTGACCCAGCAGGTAAGGGCTATTGTGTAGATAATGGCAAAGAAAAAAAACTGATTATTTATTTTTTTGAGTGTGATTCTTATCAAAATTTATGTAATAAATTATCAAATATTGAAAACAATGGCACATATTCAGTAACAGGTAAAATTGATGAGTATAATTATACATTTGAAAAAGATGTTATGATTAAAAAATCAACTTTAAATAATGATAAACAAATTACAGATGTAGATTATAAAAGCTTTAAGTTAGATATGGAAAAAAGTGATATTCCATCTCAAATTAAATTAGTGAAAGGTTCTAAATATAATGACTTTGACCAATCATATACATATGACGATGGAAATAAAAATAAAATATTGATTAATGGGGTTGAGTTTGAAATTAGCTTTGTTATTAGAGGAGATAATAACAGAGTTAAACTAATAATGTATACTGCTAAACATATGGAAAATAAAAATGAACAAGAGTTAAGAGCTATAGCTAATTCTTTAACAAACAAAAAGTTAGAGAAGAGAACTATGAATAATTATACGAATGGTAAATTAGCCACAATTATATTAGAGCATTCTGAAATTATTGGTGGTATCGAAGAGGACTTTAGCTTAATTTATAATAATGAAAATTCCAACTCATTTGAAAGAAATGGAATTATGATTATGATAATGCATTCGTTAAAAGAGAAGAAAAAATCAGATTCTGAACAACATAAAAAAATTGAAAAAAGTCTTAATGATCTATTTGTGACAGTGCCTCCAAAGTCTTTTGTGTGTATGTCTCTAAGTTCTTACAAACAATTACTTGATAACGCAGATAGAAAAATTAATACTATACCATCTCAATGCGTTTATACAGACGACAGCATAAATTTCATGAGAACTGAAATTAAAGAGAACTATAAGGGGAGAACAATTGTACAGTTATCGGGTAACGGTGCTAAAACCTGTTGGGTTTTGGAGCAATTTGTAAATCCCTATGTACCAAAATAA